The following coding sequences lie in one Desulfobacterales bacterium genomic window:
- a CDS encoding HU family DNA-binding protein, whose translation MTLNKNQIKEAVYAKCSNFGFSRTNCNDMVEGLLEIMKETMENGDDILISGFGKFCVNEKKAR comes from the coding sequence ATGACACTCAATAAAAATCAAATAAAAGAAGCAGTTTATGCAAAATGTTCAAACTTTGGTTTTTCAAGAACAAATTGCAATGATATGGTTGAAGGCTTACTTGAAATTATGAAAGAAACAATGGAAAACGGGGACGATATTCTAATAAGCGGATTTGGAAAATTTTGTGTTAATGAAAAAAAAGCTCGCA
- a CDS encoding recombinase family protein: MGQKIGYARVSTTGQSLDIQLNKLKDCDKIYKEKISASPKLNRYELNKALDYIREGDVFIVTKLDRLARSVSDLVSITNILEEKNVDLIVLDQRIDTTTPAGRLTFNILACIGEFERELIKERAQEGRVRAKERGIKFGAKPKLSQKEISAMILEFNDSKISKKELAKKYHISRSSLYRITAKN, from the coding sequence ATGGGACAAAAAATTGGATATGCCAGAGTTAGCACTACTGGTCAAAGCCTTGATATACAACTCAATAAACTCAAAGATTGTGATAAAATTTACAAAGAGAAGATATCTGCCTCTCCTAAACTAAACAGATATGAACTAAATAAAGCATTAGATTATATCCGCGAAGGTGATGTTTTTATCGTTACAAAACTTGATAGACTCGCTCGTTCTGTAAGTGATTTAGTCAGTATTACCAATATTCTTGAAGAAAAAAATGTTGATTTAATAGTATTGGATCAACGCATTGATACAACAACTCCTGCTGGACGACTAACTTTTAATATTTTAGCCTGTATTGGAGAATTTGAAAGAGAGCTCATTAAAGAAAGAGCACAAGAAGGACGCGTTCGAGCAAAGGAACGAGGGATAAAATTTGGTGCAAAACCAAAGCTATCACAAAAAGAAATAAGCGCTATGATATTGGAATTCAATGATTCAAAAATAAGTAAAAAAGAATTAGCAAAAAAGTATCACATCAGTCGTTCCAGTTTATATCGCATTACAGCAAAAAACTGA
- a CDS encoding Ig-like domain-containing protein, giving the protein MPDGKTPVGENINVIIKCLNSSGSIQVGDTSISNILPEYSVRTDPNGKFHFPTVLRGRFILTADTGVPDSSIKANSVDEMETERFYDDTGNKVLNVRLYGQTTGVVPAYQKLTADIRLNDVAGIKVTVVDSDGLPAPYAQVTVKTESTLDNDSEFAKQIADENGIIDFFPIIEGRFSVAAKLPNTPSTGQTSGEIPIDPPNGTEIPIKVTLGAVTTSTGQIIKASIFGTVQGIVYKADGTPLSNPSQVRIIASGASILTTSDSEGKYIAEYVPGGTLKVEVFEPFTARRGSASGILSSNGQIVNIPVTLIGLGTVSGQVFTSNGTQTVTGADVILTASGNFTNKIITRTESNGIYNIPGVPLGDYTVIANDYQTKLTGKSSGTMLNDGDINTTDIVMLASGSIKGIVYAPGVYLGESGNPIDKDGNILSNPPVANGIPVTISGNGYTRTVQTDSFGVFDSGNYLPIGSYKIIAKSQTKPFGTSSQATITQDGEVVNIYLALKGVGTVKGNVLDSMCVNSVNNAQVTLFSKSPYNLGSVAHFVEANGDFLFEEVPIGEFTLVVKTINQIPLGGTVNGIIQRHEDEINFVSGDDDATHDSICLQNSGEIIGTIILPDASTPAFGAIVELKSSNITISKLSDEQGTFSFEGLPLLTYTLSILEPNTNGTAIRKVVLNSNGQVIDLGSIVLDNEAPYIVSTVPDINATDVNPSNPIVITLSELIDPKSVTSNTLKITATGTQIQGNIAVSSIEPKISFTPSSRLPDLKTINVFIKGNKIGFEGQVLEQGVYDLAGIGLASDYTYSFSTGDTIAPTIKSLSPQNNAIEVPVNSVIRIEFSEPINRDSISSFELRSGSDIVECTMNSTPVFNDQVLIFTPDNNFLPNKQYTMIIEGPVQDISGNSMANTNIIINFSTIDTLPPILTSFSYPSGVELIHGKTIVLTATPQDVNDVDHIEFYLNSQLINTDSTSLYTYNLYLDIALGYTIEMQAVAVDKSGNRSDPKNLTLLIKSNESPNVIITSPINSNVSQGNVIVVQVDTSDDVGLSKVSLTVNDGVVYRKELAANGATSYQAEFSFSVPVNYPSGSTLTLKATATDTMNETSLSNEVVLTVEDFSGPQITVISPANNSYVDAGQNVTILVKAEDVSKVKEIGLTASGALSFSDTQTIEPPMSPATASFEFLVPDNVLPTQSIAININAVDISGNPSSKTMNLKITDKIPPVVSISSTGTKAEPGKNFQITVNAKDEVSVSKITVQGGAYAQTVNIGGTNVNYPFNIPIPSDAQLGTEITINAKALDSSGNEGNAVPLVITVADTTNPTGSIISPINGAVLIPGASSEVKIQASDNFNLESIMFFTTGAVELSETRQITETTSSTEQIFTLAIPSDAEQGGIIILQATIKDKSGNMGEVTPVFVDIADITPPKVVEILPQNGDIDISQDVTIKVTFSEVIKPETITSQSVVLTGPDGAVSGSYNLVYDNMKLEFIPDHPLTKGGLYTLTLTKAITDFSGNALESETISSFTVVKGEANSPKVISIQPEDNATKASLVAEVKVVFSKPIDPSTVTWTTFRVIHEGKPSYNEPIYAQFKFSNFNQEVTWILDSSYYNYYNSFQYETDYTVELTEEIKDMSGNSLIPFTSTFTTSGFSILSQKNETKLIDGQTIEIRAIGKNVSEIKCFSNDVYIGTIFPGDTPSIQYTAPNPASVLDGVLIIRADGYSYDDNGDLVLTSTDTVSCQIYNKDEDFDGDGITNGKEIEIGTDPFTTDSHEDKDNDGLDNYTEVLMGTDVNNPDTDGDGFLDGMEVEAGLNPLIIEVLEVIDNSEFSTNTSKVFDKNLSTYAQAWTTITITFDKSAIVDGINLYFWNSYVYIDSAFNAVKIYGSNDNVDWTILASISEFKTRIADPYPIKPDSNHKWWVDENHGIPFLLSNRIGFKYYKIVTNTSSNNNVIGEIKLFRYKAQSSKDITNKELLLCKKNSF; this is encoded by the coding sequence TTGCCTGATGGAAAAACTCCAGTAGGGGAAAATATAAACGTTATAATAAAATGTCTTAATAGTTCAGGGAGTATACAAGTGGGCGATACTTCTATTTCCAATATTTTACCTGAATATAGCGTACGTACTGATCCTAACGGGAAATTTCATTTTCCGACTGTTCTAAGGGGTAGGTTCATTCTTACAGCAGATACTGGAGTTCCAGATTCAAGTATAAAAGCAAATTCAGTCGATGAAATGGAAACAGAACGTTTTTATGATGATACTGGAAATAAAGTTTTAAATGTAAGATTATATGGACAAACCACAGGAGTTGTGCCTGCATATCAAAAATTGACTGCAGATATAAGGCTCAATGATGTAGCAGGCATTAAAGTCACTGTTGTTGATAGTGACGGTCTTCCAGCGCCATACGCACAAGTTACAGTAAAAACAGAATCAACATTAGATAATGATTCTGAATTCGCTAAACAAATAGCCGATGAAAATGGTATAATTGATTTCTTTCCGATTATAGAAGGACGTTTTTCAGTAGCAGCTAAACTACCAAATACGCCATCAACTGGTCAGACTTCAGGTGAAATACCTATAGATCCTCCAAATGGTACAGAAATTCCAATAAAAGTAACTTTAGGAGCTGTAACCACATCTACAGGACAAATAATTAAAGCTTCTATATTCGGAACAGTTCAGGGCATAGTTTATAAAGCTGATGGCACGCCACTTTCAAATCCTTCTCAAGTAAGAATAATAGCCTCAGGAGCAAGCATTCTTACAACAAGCGATTCTGAAGGTAAGTATATAGCTGAATATGTTCCAGGAGGTACATTAAAAGTTGAAGTTTTTGAACCTTTTACAGCTCGCAGGGGCTCAGCTTCAGGCATTCTTAGTAGTAACGGCCAGATTGTTAATATACCTGTAACTCTTATAGGTTTAGGAACAGTTTCTGGACAAGTTTTTACATCTAATGGAACTCAAACAGTTACAGGCGCTGATGTAATTCTTACAGCATCGGGTAATTTTACGAATAAGATAATTACTAGAACTGAAAGTAATGGAATTTACAATATTCCAGGAGTTCCTCTTGGTGATTATACTGTTATTGCTAATGATTATCAAACCAAACTAACTGGGAAATCTTCAGGGACAATGTTAAATGACGGAGATATTAATACTACCGATATTGTTATGCTGGCAAGTGGCTCAATCAAAGGAATTGTCTATGCTCCTGGTGTATATTTAGGTGAATCAGGAAATCCGATTGATAAAGACGGCAATATTTTATCTAATCCTCCTGTAGCAAATGGAATTCCGGTAACAATATCTGGAAATGGTTACACCCGAACAGTTCAAACAGATTCTTTTGGTGTATTTGATTCTGGTAATTATTTGCCGATAGGCTCTTATAAAATTATAGCAAAATCCCAAACAAAGCCTTTTGGAACATCTTCACAAGCAACTATAACTCAAGACGGAGAAGTGGTTAATATTTATTTAGCATTAAAAGGTGTTGGAACAGTAAAAGGCAATGTTCTTGATTCAATGTGCGTTAATTCTGTAAATAATGCCCAAGTAACTCTTTTTAGTAAAAGCCCTTATAATTTAGGGTCTGTTGCTCATTTTGTTGAGGCAAATGGAGATTTCCTATTTGAAGAAGTTCCTATAGGCGAATTTACTCTTGTCGTAAAAACAATAAATCAAATACCACTCGGAGGCACTGTAAATGGAATTATTCAAAGACATGAAGACGAAATAAATTTTGTAAGTGGCGATGATGATGCAACACATGATTCTATTTGCTTACAAAATTCAGGAGAAATAATAGGTACAATTATACTTCCAGATGCATCTACTCCAGCTTTTGGAGCCATTGTTGAACTTAAATCGTCAAATATAACAATTAGCAAATTATCTGATGAACAAGGTACTTTTTCTTTCGAAGGGCTGCCTCTTTTAACCTATACTCTATCTATTTTGGAACCTAACACTAACGGTACGGCAATAAGAAAGGTTGTTCTTAATTCCAATGGTCAAGTTATAGATTTAGGTTCAATTGTTCTTGATAATGAGGCTCCATACATTGTTTCTACTGTTCCAGATATAAATGCAACTGATGTAAACCCATCAAACCCTATAGTTATCACACTCAGCGAATTAATTGATCCAAAATCAGTTACTTCCAATACTCTAAAAATAACTGCAACTGGAACTCAAATTCAAGGGAATATAGCTGTTTCATCAATAGAACCGAAGATTTCATTTACTCCAAGTAGCCGTCTTCCAGATTTAAAAACAATCAATGTGTTTATCAAAGGCAATAAAATCGGCTTTGAAGGCCAAGTTCTTGAGCAAGGCGTATATGATCTTGCAGGAATAGGCTTAGCTTCGGATTATACTTATAGTTTTTCCACTGGAGATACAATAGCACCAACTATAAAGAGTTTAAGTCCTCAAAATAATGCTATTGAGGTTCCTGTAAATAGTGTAATTAGAATTGAATTTTCTGAACCGATTAATAGGGACTCAATAAGTTCGTTTGAATTGAGATCTGGCTCAGACATTGTAGAATGTACAATGAATTCTACTCCAGTATTTAACGATCAAGTTTTAATATTTACACCTGATAATAATTTCCTTCCGAATAAACAATACACAATGATAATCGAAGGTCCAGTGCAAGATATTTCAGGCAATAGCATGGCTAATACAAATATTATAATTAATTTTTCAACTATAGATACGCTTCCTCCGATTTTAACTAGTTTTTCATATCCGTCTGGTGTTGAATTGATTCATGGAAAAACTATAGTATTAACTGCTACGCCTCAAGATGTAAATGATGTAGATCATATTGAATTTTATCTGAACAGCCAGCTTATCAATACTGATTCTACGTCGCTTTATACTTATAATCTTTATTTAGATATAGCCTTAGGTTACACTATTGAAATGCAGGCCGTAGCTGTAGATAAGTCGGGTAATCGCAGCGATCCTAAAAATTTAACTCTGCTTATTAAAAGTAATGAGTCCCCAAATGTTATTATTACATCGCCGATAAATTCAAATGTAAGCCAAGGAAATGTAATTGTAGTACAGGTCGATACAAGTGATGATGTAGGGTTGTCCAAAGTCTCCCTTACAGTAAATGATGGTGTAGTCTATAGAAAAGAATTAGCTGCAAATGGTGCTACATCGTATCAAGCAGAATTTAGTTTTTCTGTTCCTGTAAACTATCCGTCAGGTTCAACGCTTACTTTAAAAGCAACTGCAACGGATACAATGAATGAAACTTCTTTATCAAACGAGGTTGTCCTTACAGTTGAAGATTTTTCAGGACCTCAAATTACTGTAATAAGTCCAGCAAATAATAGCTATGTTGACGCTGGTCAAAATGTTACGATATTAGTTAAAGCTGAAGACGTAAGTAAAGTTAAAGAAATCGGATTAACAGCATCGGGAGCTTTATCTTTTAGTGATACTCAAACTATAGAACCTCCAATGTCTCCAGCAACTGCTTCATTTGAATTTTTAGTGCCTGATAATGTTCTTCCTACACAATCAATAGCAATAAACATAAATGCTGTAGATATATCTGGAAATCCAAGTTCAAAAACAATGAATCTAAAAATAACTGATAAAATTCCTCCAGTTGTAAGTATTTCTTCAACTGGAACTAAAGCTGAGCCAGGAAAAAATTTCCAGATAACTGTAAATGCTAAAGATGAAGTAAGCGTTTCAAAAATAACAGTTCAAGGTGGTGCATATGCTCAAACAGTAAATATTGGCGGTACTAATGTAAATTATCCTTTTAATATACCAATACCATCAGATGCTCAACTCGGAACTGAAATAACGATTAATGCAAAAGCTTTGGATTCGTCAGGAAATGAAGGAAATGCTGTTCCATTGGTAATTACAGTTGCAGATACTACAAATCCAACTGGAAGTATAATTTCTCCGATAAATGGAGCCGTTCTAATTCCTGGTGCATCATCAGAAGTAAAGATACAAGCATCTGATAATTTTAATTTAGAATCTATAATGTTCTTTACAACAGGAGCTGTAGAACTAAGTGAAACACGGCAAATAACAGAAACTACATCATCTACAGAACAAATATTTACCCTTGCAATTCCAAGTGATGCTGAACAAGGCGGAATAATTATACTTCAAGCTACAATTAAAGATAAATCAGGTAATATGGGTGAAGTAACTCCTGTTTTTGTTGATATTGCAGATATTACTCCTCCGAAAGTAGTAGAAATATTGCCTCAAAATGGTGATATAGATATATCTCAAGATGTTACGATTAAAGTTACATTTAGTGAAGTTATAAAACCTGAAACGATAACTTCTCAAAGTGTAGTATTAACAGGCCCCGATGGAGCTGTTTCTGGAAGTTATAATCTTGTATACGATAATATGAAGCTCGAATTTATTCCAGATCATCCACTTACTAAAGGAGGTTTATATACATTAACTCTAACGAAAGCCATTACAGACTTCTCTGGAAATGCTTTAGAATCGGAAACAATTTCGTCTTTTACAGTAGTTAAAGGGGAAGCAAATTCTCCGAAAGTAATTTCAATTCAACCTGAAGACAATGCGACAAAAGCCTCATTAGTCGCAGAAGTCAAGGTAGTTTTTAGCAAACCTATAGATCCTTCTACTGTAACATGGACTACATTTAGGGTAATTCATGAAGGAAAGCCTAGCTACAACGAACCTATTTACGCTCAATTTAAATTTTCTAACTTTAATCAAGAAGTAACGTGGATATTAGATAGTAGCTACTATAACTACTATAATTCTTTCCAATATGAAACAGACTATACTGTTGAACTAACCGAAGAAATTAAAGATATGTCTGGTAATTCGTTAATTCCGTTTACTTCTACTTTTACAACCAGCGGTTTTTCAATTTTATCCCAAAAAAATGAAACTAAATTAATTGATGGACAAACAATTGAAATACGGGCTATAGGTAAAAATGTTTCCGAAATTAAATGTTTTTCAAACGATGTTTATATTGGAACTATTTTCCCTGGAGACACACCATCAATTCAGTATACAGCTCCAAATCCTGCATCAGTCCTTGATGGAGTCTTAATAATTAGAGCTGATGGATATTCGTACGATGATAATGGTGATTTAGTATTAACATCGACAGATACTGTATCTTGTCAGATTTATAATAAAGACGAAGATTTTGACGGAGACGGAATAACAAACGGCAAAGAAATAGAAATCGGAACAGATCCATTCACAACGGATTCTCATGAAGATAAAGATAATGATGGTCTTGACAATTATACGGAAGTTCTTATGGGAACTGATGTAAATAATCCAGATACAGACGGTGACGGATTTCTGGATGGTATGGAAGTTGAAGCAGGTCTTAATCCTTTAATAATTGAAGTGTTAGAAGTTATAGATAATAGTGAATTTTCAACAAATACTTCAAAGGTTTTTGACAAAAACTTAAGCACTTATGCGCAGGCATGGACAACTATAACAATAACTTTTGATAAAAGTGCTATAGTTGATGGAATCAATCTATATTTCTGGAATAGCTATGTTTATATTGATAGTGCTTTTAATGCCGTTAAAATTTATGGTTCTAATGATAATGTTGATTGGACAATATTGGCGTCAATATCTGAATTTAAGACAAGAATAGCTGATCCTTATCCGATTAAGCCGGATTCTAATCATAAATGGTGGGTTGACGAAAATCATGGCATTCCTTTTTTGCTTTCAAATAGAATAGGTTTTAAATATTATAAAATTGTAACTAATACTTCTTCTAATAATAATGTTATTGGTGAAATAAAATTATTTAGATATAAGGCACAGAGTAGCAAGGATATAACAAATAAGGAGCTGTTATTATGCAAAAAAAATTCTTTTTAA